A single genomic interval of Alistipes provencensis harbors:
- a CDS encoding 4Fe-4S dicluster domain-containing protein has product MAAINFGYTISKPRAIDIDRNNLRKSDEILREMPELQTCIGCGACTAVCTAGNLTEFNFRKVHTLVRRGEYQGAYEEMNKCMLCGKCRLVCPRGINTRGVVMLIKRKLGDF; this is encoded by the coding sequence ATGGCGGCGATCAATTTCGGATATACCATCTCCAAGCCCCGGGCCATCGACATCGACCGCAACAACCTGCGCAAGAGCGACGAGATCCTGCGCGAGATGCCCGAGTTGCAGACCTGCATCGGATGCGGGGCCTGCACGGCGGTCTGCACGGCGGGAAACCTCACGGAGTTCAACTTCCGCAAGGTCCACACGCTGGTGCGCCGCGGCGAGTATCAGGGCGCCTACGAGGAGATGAACAAGTGCATGCTGTGCGGCAAATGCCGGCTGGTGTGCCCGCGGGGCATCAACACGCGCGGCGTGGTAATGCTTATCAAACGTAAACTGGGAGATTTCTGA